From the genome of Oryza glaberrima chromosome 1, OglaRS2, whole genome shotgun sequence:
AACATCTCACGTTTCGTGTGCTTTGATCTTTGTGGTGGTGAGACATGGTTGTACAAACATGCATGTTATGTTCACATTTTGGGTGTCATCCATGCTATGCTTTTCTTTTCATAGTACTAGTATTTGCCAATGAGTCTAACTCTCTCGCTTGTCTTTCGCGATTACAATACAGATGGATATGTAATATGGAGATAAACATCCCCTCGTTTCTTGCAAATCAAGTAGATAGTCATAATTCTTtataaaaaatagcaacatagGTTAATAATACAAGATATATTACTACATAAATATGCAAGGTCAAATTTGACTTCTATTAGTTGTAATACAAAGAACAAATTTAACTGAAAATAGTTAACGTACACTCGCAAATATATTTGTTATTCttttacaacttgtaaaagCTGAATAatttgaacttttatgtttgtagagtaatatatttcatattaatctacgttgttaattttttaaatatttttatggcTATTTAGATGGCATGTAAGAAATGAAGGGAATATTTCCTCAAGAGATAAAAATACTTTCCCTATCTAACATCAGTATAGCCTTTCAAACTTTCTAACAATGGAAGTTTCTTGATGCATATTAAGTTCCCAATGACAGTTTTTCAGTCTCACAGGGATAAGTATTTAAGCATGAATTTCTTACTACCTCCAAAATATACCAATTTTCATAAGAATATATCAACTTTTAGTTATGAAAGAAGTTATATATTAACTTTTAGTTATGAAAGAAGTATccccgtattttaatatatgacaccgttgacttttcgaacaacgtttgaccattcgtcttattcaaattttttgtgcaaatataaaaatatttatgtcatacttaaagaatatttgatgataaatcaagccacaataaaataaatgataattacataaattttttaaataagacgaatggtcaaacgttgattaaaaagttaataacatcatacattaaaatatggaggaagtaatattttAGGGGTAGTAGACTAGTACGATTCTTGCTAGAATTATGGTGATGTTCGGACCTCCGATTAGGAAAAGTCAGCAATTGGCCCATCAGTAACCAAGATAATTGAGATGTGGCCTCCAACTCCAAGGCCAAGAGCCCTTGCTAATGTACACAAGCGTAATTCCAGATTAACAAATGCCAGTTTGCGAGTTTATATGGACTTTTGGTATCTGGGGCCGTTCAGTCAGTGTAAAAAAGAATGAAATATCATACATGTCTTAGacagttgtaacttgtaaggcGCAACATTGTAGAGCTCATACATATCATACATGTCCTAGACAGTTGTATCACTAGCTTGAAAAGAACTCATAGGCCGTATGGTATTTGTCTAGTACAACATTGTAGAGCGGATGGATCGGCTCTAGCAAGTTTGAGTAAGGACCAAGCACGTGCTGCGGCAAGGGGCACGCATCAGAATCAACCATGGCGCTGTACTGGCTAACTGACAGACCACTCAGGCAGTAGCACGAGTGGTAGTGATCTCTGTTCTTCCCAGGCTTATCCCTCAACCCTCCATCCAGCACCTGCGTGATTTGGAACACGAATCAGATTTACCATTCAAGTGTCAAGTAAACACTAGAGAATTTCCAAGTTACAGCAAGAAATTTTCTACAAATCCAGCTAAGCATGAAATTAGATGTTCTTTTATTACCTGTGCGCAAAGCAGGATGTATTGCTGCAGCGCGATGTTGTGGAACAGTGGGCCTATTTGGTTGCTCTTCTCTATAAAATCAAATCCAAACTTAGCATAATATGCTGCttctgccaaaaaaaaccaaatataaGATCATGGGGATAAACAACCCAACATCATATACAACAAGAAGCTAGTACGATAACCTAGTTGATGAAGAATGAAAggtataaaatatgtaaaaagtAATATTTGCACAATTGCACTTAATCCCCACAAGCAAATCACACAGAACAAGCGCGGTCACACGCTATGAAGCGTGTCACCAGATATTTGAagcaatataattttaaaataaacattaAGCTGAAGATTTCAGTTCTCCATGAGAAACATATTGATGTTTCTTACCAGTAGAAGAGCTCGTACCACAAGCATCATCTCCTGGAGGCCTTTTGCTGGAATATGATGATTTTAATTGCTCATCAACAACTGTCATTAGTTTTTGTGTTAAAGCAAGAGCAGCTCCCTGGTCATACACCAGAAGTTTGTCAGATAGAGTGGAGGatgccaggaaaaaaaaaacaggtatGGCATTAACCTGCCAAAAGGAGTAGCAACCATCAACCAATTTATTAGTTCGTCCTTGAAATCCACATTCCACTCCTTGGCGAAATGCCACCCAGCCCTTAATTGTGAAGATAATCCACAAAGCAATTATCAGTGTTATAATAAGTAAATGCTGTGACAGCCACAAACTACTATTAGTGTCTATATGGTGTTTTCTAATACATCTACTCAGCATTGTACAACTAGAAACCGAAGGACCACATCCAAATACCATGGTCTTAAAAGTTCACATTGCGTACCACTAAACCCATGGAAATTAGAAGTAGCACTACACAAGTTGGAATAGAAAGAGAACTGAATCAATCAACAGAGGTTTCCTTACAATCAAGCTAGCCAAATCAAGTTTGTCCACTTCGTTAAGCAGGATCATCGTAGCCAGCCCACAAAAAGTGTACCTTGTCAAACCAAAGCAACTATTACTTAAAAGATCCAAATAGATACAtacaggaaaaataaaaaaaaacagagatccTCCGTTGAAACATACCCACCATGAGCTTCAGCATACGGTTCCCCAGCAATGCCACCTTCATAGGTTTGACACCTGGAGGCATTTAGTTTAGGAACTAACCAGCCATTCTATATTTTACAGCTGGAAAATTGACAATGACAAGAGCCAAAGCAAACCTTGTTATGTAATTTCCAACACCTTTTGCTAGTTCACCATCAAGAATGTTCACAAGGCTGGCAACctaacaaaacaagaaaaaaaaaatcaaagaattGCAAAGAAAATACTAAGGGAGCAAAGAAACTCACCGATATTGAAGTATAGCTAGCACGAACATCTATTTCACCACCATCATGCATTCTGGTCAAAGGATAATAAAATGAGTGGCAGATATAAGGTGTAAGGAACTCGACATGGAAAGAAACTATTTTCTCCCCACTGTTTACTACTTGAGAAAATGCACACCTGAAAGCTCCCGATGTATCTTTCATCCGAAGCATGAACTTGTACAGGTTGTCCCTGATTTACACCGTAGAAATTGTTAACCATATGATACAGATGGAAGCATATTTAGTCAACATAGTGCCATAAGAATTACCTGTTTACCGATGATAGTGCCCTTTCACTCCCTATAGTTACAAGTGTATTTACAGCAGCATAAGTTGTAGCGAGATGAGGCAACTAGCACAAAGAAGTGAAATTGACATCAAAAAATTCGCCTCATACTAAATTAACCTTATCGAGTGAGTTCGTAAAACTGAACTCAAATTAGGAAGATCAAAGAACAGTCAAGATTGACTATTCTAAAGTTTGCACGAGTTGGATAACACAAGTCAAAGCACTAACTTTGCCATCAAAATGAGAACCTGTAGTTATATAAACACTTTAGGCCATCAAATACCCAAAGATAAATTGATCTTCAGATATTTCATCACATCGAACTTGTTTGAGATGGTCAATTTAGTTAGGGTAGATGTTGAGTAGCCTAGACTGCCCATCTAGTCATTTGAAGCAAAAGATCAGTGTTCACATGGTTTGTTGAAGTTTTGTATTGCCTAAGATAACGACAACTAATGTGAAATGTTAACCAACTCAAAGCTATATTACCCAGCCACAAGTTTGGAACCCAAAAGTTTGAGGTTAAGAGAAAACCTGTCCAGGTCCTCCGCCATAACCACCATCTTTGTCCTGAAAGAATCATGATAATAATGGCAATGAAATCTTCAGAATCACATGTATGTGCAAATCAATATCTTCAGTTATTTGCTATGTATCCATAAGCAAATTCATGTTGTACCGAACACTTTATGAGAAAGGAAAGGGATAACATGAACTAACTAAGTGGAGCAGAACAAAGATAGTTGTGCTATCCTTGATATGCATGAAAAGTTACATGTGGGTTCAGAAGATTCATTCAGACACCCAGCTTGAGACTTTAAAAATTCCACAAGACCTTAGAAATCTAGTGGAACTATTTCTTCGATTGAACTTTGTTATCACCTCAGTAAAGGAAAGAACAAAGTACTGAAAAATTGACTTGTTGAGTTGGTTTCTTTACAGACGCGTGAAGAGTGGTAACTAATGCATATTTATGTAGTAAgagtaacatttttttatataataccAGCAGTTTAACAAACCTGACATCGAGATAAGAAGTCCACAATATCATCCTCAACATCGTCAGGTATTTCATCCAACAGAGCAAGTGCATGAATAATCCAGTAGCACAGCCAAGGTCGACTAGAACATAATTTTAAAACCAAATATATACATCAACTTCGCATAATCTCATTTTAAAACCATATTCTGCTATATAATTCAATACTGGAGAACCATTACTTGGCATCGAGCACATGGAAGCTTGGTCCAAGATGTTTCAGCCCTCTCGTCAAATACTCAACATGCTGCTCACGCCACAGCTCTAACCTGAAGCAGTAAACATACAACCAAATCTCGTAATAAGGAGGTGGGGAACATTAAATTCTCAACCTAACTGGTAACATTAAGCTTCTGTGACTGTGAACAACATAACCAGGCTATATCTACACTGTGTAATTGATAAGGATGAACTAATTACGGAACTAAGTCAAgctaaaatttagcaacaacgATATGATACCCGCACCCATCTAGCACATCTCTCGCATCCCAATCCGCCACAGCACTCTACATGCACAAACACTGCGAGTAACTAAAGCAAAGTGATAGCGACAGCGCTCTCGAAGGGTTCGCTTACATGAGGGAATTGGCGTTGGGCGCGTTGCCGAAGAGGACGCGGTAGATTTCGCCCACCTTCGCCTCCACCTTCATCTGCTCCACCTGCGTCACAGTCAGCCGGGGCAGCTCAGCGGCCTGGCTATCCGCTGCCGGACCGccctcagcagcagcaggaggatatggcggcggcggcggcggcgagggggagtcCATGggcgcggtggtcggcggcgcggaaggcggcggcctgCGAGCTCGCTGCAGCCGCGGGGATCTCACCGAAAGGCGGCGAACCATGTGCGAGCCGGAGAGGCAGCAGCCGTGGCCGCGGTGCTCTTCTGGGCCCCGGAAGACGGGGAAAGCGGTCAAGCCAACAACCAGAAGGCCCATTGGGCCTTTGCCTATTTGGGCCTATTCCCATCGGACGACTCAAGTGCAGCCACGTACGCAAAACGCGGCCGAGGAGAGGCAGTCGCTCCTTCTGCTTGGCGGCTGGACTGGAGAACGAACGGCCGCCGCATCGTCGCGAGGTTTTTAGGGGAGGGAGCCGccggagaagggggaggagaggaggagcgcgccgaggtcggagggaggaaggaggaggagagagatggccgccatGGTTGGAGCACGCAGGGCCCTCCTAGCTGCCCGTTACTCGCCTCGCGGCGCGCTCGCTTCGCCCGTCCGTCGCGTGGATTCGCCGCCCAGGTACCGCACCGTCGCCCCACTAAGCCCTACGGCGAGTCACTGTTTCCTTGCATCAATCTTGGGTATTCAATAGCGTTCGTTTGGTTTAGTCTTAGTTCTCTCAGAGAACTTGTGATCTTCTGTGCTAGAAGGCTAGAAGCGAAGCCACAGATTTGCAGTCCTTTCTCTAGAgagaggattttttttaggaaagaaATTGTCCTTTTCTTACTTGTTCATGGAGGCCAATCATGGTTTGAAATGGAAGCTGTGGCACTCATGCGCCGAACGCAGATACAGGGTACTTGATAGTTGTTGTTCCTTTTTTATGCTGAAATGTTCCCACTCGTTCAATAATCAATCCCGACTTACAAGTCCAGAATACATAGCTCCACAAAGCTGAGCAAACTCGTTTTACTCTCTGGATTTCCAAGTTGATAACCTGATGATCGTGTGTTTCTTTCCTGTAAATTCACTTTCTCCATTGACTACTGTGCTGCAGTCTTCCAGCTGACAGAGGTTGTCTGTGGCCTTTGGTTCCACATCGAGGCGCTGGCAATTTCGCATCAGAACAGATCGATGGGGACTATCACCGCGAATGGGGAGCACGTAATGATGGGAACTACAGGGAGCCCCATCGAACTGATAGTCTCAGCCACCAAGTTCAGGCAAATCTCCCTTCAACTGATTCCTCTGTAGGAGCTGATAGAATTAGAGGT
Proteins encoded in this window:
- the LOC127760608 gene encoding protein farnesyltransferase subunit beta, encoding MGLLVVGLTAFPVFRGPEEHRGHGCCLSGSHMVRRLSVRSPRLQRARRPPPSAPPTTAPMDSPSPPPPPPYPPAAAEGGPAADSQAAELPRLTVTQVEQMKVEAKVGEIYRVLFGNAPNANSLMLELWREQHVEYLTRGLKHLGPSFHVLDANRPWLCYWIIHALALLDEIPDDVEDDIVDFLSRCQDKDGGYGGGPGQLPHLATTYAAVNTLVTIGSERALSSVNRDNLYKFMLRMKDTSGAFRMHDGGEIDVRASYTSISVASLVNILDGELAKGVGNYITRCQTYEGGIAGEPYAEAHGGYTFCGLATMILLNEVDKLDLASLIGWVAFRQGVECGFQGRTNKLVDGCYSFWQGAALALTQKLMTVVDEQLKSSYSSKRPPGDDACGTSSSTEAAYYAKFGFDFIEKSNQIGPLFHNIALQQYILLCAQVLDGGLRDKPGKNRDHYHSCYCLSGLSVSQYSAMVDSDACPLPQHVLGPYSNLLEPIHPLYNVVLDKYHTAYEFFSS